CCGCGAGGTCGCGAAGATCCAGATGATCTTCCCGCGGTTGCGGGTGTCCGACATCTCCTTCGCAAGCATCCCGTAGACCCGGCCGGAGAGTCCCGAGTCGGAATCGCCACCTCCGCGCTTGCCCGTCATCTGGTCGGCTTCGTCCACGAAAACGATCACCTGGCCGAGAGCGTGGAGGATCGAGAACACCTTCTCGAGGTTGCCCTCCGTCGCCCCCACCCACTTCTCCCGGAAGTTCTTCATCTCGACGCACGGAATGCCGATCTCGCCCGAGAGGCACTCCACCAGGTAGGTCTTGCCCGTGCCGATACGTCCGGTGAGGAGGTAGCCCATCGGAATCGCCATCGTTCGGCCGCGCCTCAGAAGAATGGCGTCCTCGCGAAGCCAGGCCTTGGCCTCGACGTGGCCGGCCACGTCGTCCAGTGTCCGGGTCGTCTCCAAGAACTCGAGTCGCCCCGCCGCTTCTTTCTCGATGAGCTCCTTCTTCATGCGGGTCAAATACGCACCCGTGATCCGCTCCCGGCTCGTGAGGGCACGCTTCAGAAGCGTGCGCACGGATACGCAGGAAAGGCCCACGAGCTTGTCGGCCAAGACGTCGCGGCTCACTTCGGAGGCTTTTTCGAACTGAGCACCGTCGGGAAGTATCGCCTCGACGAAGGCCCGAATCTCAGAAGCGCTCGGGAGGGGGATCCGGATCTTCGCGCTGTACGGGGTTTCCACCAGGCTCCGGTTCAAGTCGGTGAGATTTTCGGTGACGAGCACGGTGGCGATGAACGCTCCCGTGATTTCCGGGTTCGCCGCCCAGTCCTGGATCTGGATGAGCGTCTGGCTGAGGTCGGCGACGTAAATCGGATCTCCCTGCGGAGCGATGAACTGCGCGTAGTCGAGGATTACGGCGGCTTTGAGCGGGGCCGCGACAACTTTGCCGTTTTCGACTATCGTGCGGCGCCGGGCGAAGCTCAGGATCCGATCGATGAGCTCCAGAGCACGCTTGGGGTCGCGCGGAAGCTGGTCCTTGAGGTCCAGCCGTTCCCAATTCTGTGCCACCGCGTCGAACCCGGCGGGAGCGCCGCGGAAGGCGTCCACACCCTTCAGGAAGCGGAAGACCTCCTCGATCGGTTTGTAAGCATCCGCGCGGAAGGGATCCGGGGGCTTGATGCGAACGCCTCGCCCGCGGTCGTAGAGGATGACGACATCGAAAGGCTGGAACATCGTGCCGGCGAGAAACTCGTTGAGCGAAACGAAGCTCGATTCCAAACGCGCGTCGCCGGCCGGAACGACGTCGAACACGTTTCCGTAGAGAACGAACTGGCTCGTCGCGCCGGCCCGAAACAACTGGCGCGTCTCCTCCGCCCAGCGGGGAAGCTCGACCGAGGTGACTCCGCTCATCGCTCTCTTTGGACTGTTTTCGGGCGGGGAGGGGGCGGGTGTGGCGTTTCCTCGTCCGGCTCATCCGCCACGGGCCGCGAGAGGGGAGGAACCGAGCCCGCTTCGAAGTCGGACACCGAGATGTCCGAGAACAGCTCCGCATGCTGGTCGAGAAACCGGGACGTCTCGCCGAGCGTTCGCGAGACCGCATCGAGCCGCGCCGAGATCGCTTCCGGGGAGCGGCTCACGGCGCTCTCCTCCCGCACGAGCCGCACCTGTTGTTCGATCCGCTCGAGCTCCGCGTCCACCACGGCGAGATTACCGGCGGCGGTGTCCAGATTGGCGAGGCGTTTCTGCTGTATTTGAAGCGTCGCCTTGAGGGAGCGTGCCAGTGGACCCTCGGCATCGCCGGCCGCCGCGAGACGGGTCGTGAGGCTCTCGAGATCGGCTTCGAGCTTGGCCCGGTCGACCCGCCGCAGTGTGTCGATAATCCCCTCGCGGGACGCGAGCAGGCGGAGAAAGAGCGCAAGGAGCTGATTGAGGTTGCCGGCACGGAAGTCGGTGAG
This genomic stretch from Vicinamibacteria bacterium harbors:
- a CDS encoding AAA family ATPase → MSGVTSVELPRWAEETRQLFRAGATSQFVLYGNVFDVVPAGDARLESSFVSLNEFLAGTMFQPFDVVILYDRGRGVRIKPPDPFRADAYKPIEEVFRFLKGVDAFRGAPAGFDAVAQNWERLDLKDQLPRDPKRALELIDRILSFARRRTIVENGKVVAAPLKAAVILDYAQFIAPQGDPIYVADLSQTLIQIQDWAANPEITGAFIATVLVTENLTDLNRSLVETPYSAKIRIPLPSASEIRAFVEAILPDGAQFEKASEVSRDVLADKLVGLSCVSVRTLLKRALTSRERITGAYLTRMKKELIEKEAAGRLEFLETTRTLDDVAGHVEAKAWLREDAILLRRGRTMAIPMGYLLTGRIGTGKTYLVECLSGEIGIPCVEMKNFREKWVGATEGNLEKVFSILHALGQVIVFVDEADQMTGKRGGGDSDSGLSGRVYGMLAKEMSDTRNRGKIIWIFATSRPDLVEVDLKRQGRLDVHIPLFPPGDAEGRAELFAAMARKLKMPVEPKDLPRLPDNDQIGGNEMEGILVRALRVYETGKDAEERGQGEATSLPACIKAAIADFRPSAHVERLQLMDLLAVKECTDTRFLPERFRKVSLAEINARIESLKTVLGE